In the Nitrospirota bacterium genome, one interval contains:
- a CDS encoding PilZ domain-containing protein, with product MSEQEEPQYLLDKRRYLREPIIVFKVSEDSQHQPLFGYARNISRGGFFVASINPREPGQRFSISFQIPDANIKVRCQCEVVWARKFSDSNKNEPGYGVRFTDIAEEIAEAIDNWVSEQRK from the coding sequence ATGAGTGAGCAAGAGGAACCACAATATCTGTTAGACAAAAGAAGATATTTAAGAGAGCCTATAATAGTATTTAAGGTGTCAGAAGACAGTCAACATCAGCCGCTCTTCGGTTATGCCAGAAATATAAGCAGGGGCGGATTCTTTGTCGCATCAATCAACCCTCGTGAACCGGGTCAAAGATTTAGTATCTCTTTTCAGATACCTGATGCAAACATCAAAGTCAGATGTCAATGCGAGGTTGTGTGGGCCAGAAAGTTCAGTGATTCTAATAAGAATGAACCGGGGTATGGGGTCAGGTTTACTGATATAGCTGAAGAGATTGCAGAGGCTATTGACAACTGGGTATCAGAGCAGCGTAAGTGA
- a CDS encoding flavin reductase family protein, whose protein sequence is MKTEKDISKTGFYHFYPVVPAIIVVKAGDSIDALACAWYSAVSFEPPLFAVSIAPKRYSYQMLKKSGEFTVNFLEFDNAGTIAALGRTSGRELDKFSAYRIKTLPSSEIKTPILKDAYAAYECRIVKRHRLGDHDLFIGEVLAVHYKEKAFDKKNKQPNLSKLTPALYLGADYYAGIKSFSEVRIGKEDVMGGGRKPIQ, encoded by the coding sequence ATGAAGACAGAGAAGGATATAAGTAAAACGGGATTTTATCATTTCTATCCGGTCGTGCCGGCAATAATCGTAGTGAAAGCAGGGGATTCCATAGATGCCCTTGCCTGTGCATGGTATTCTGCCGTATCCTTTGAACCTCCATTGTTTGCAGTGTCTATAGCACCAAAGAGATACTCCTATCAAATGTTGAAAAAGAGCGGCGAATTCACTGTCAACTTTCTGGAGTTTGACAATGCAGGCACGATAGCAGCTCTGGGAAGGACCTCCGGCAGAGAACTTGACAAGTTCTCTGCTTACCGGATAAAAACACTTCCCTCGTCAGAGATAAAGACCCCCATACTCAAAGATGCATATGCCGCATATGAGTGCAGGATCGTGAAACGACACAGACTAGGGGATCATGATCTTTTTATTGGGGAAGTCCTTGCAGTTCACTATAAGGAGAAGGCATTTGATAAAAAGAACAAACAGCCTAATCTCTCAAAACTTACACCTGCACTCTATTTGGGAGCAGACTATTATGCAGGGATTAAATCTTTCAGTGAAGTCAGGATAGGCAAAGAGGATGTGATGGGCGGGGGCAGGAAACCGATTCAATAA
- a CDS encoding YjbQ family protein yields MKSYREELWFEIKTRRSYINITTHVKDALRKSGVSEGLCLVNAMHITASVFINDDEQGLLQDYDDFLERLAPNEPVSFYRHNRTGEDNGDAHIKRQFMGREVVVAITNGKLDFGPWEQIFYGEFDGRRKKRVLVKIIGE; encoded by the coding sequence ATGAAATCCTACCGGGAAGAGCTGTGGTTTGAAATAAAGACCCGGAGATCGTATATCAATATCACAACTCACGTGAAAGACGCCTTGCGTAAGAGTGGAGTAAGCGAAGGACTTTGCCTGGTTAATGCCATGCACATTACAGCAAGTGTATTCATTAACGACGACGAACAGGGATTACTGCAGGATTACGATGACTTTCTCGAACGCCTTGCCCCAAACGAGCCTGTTTCATTTTACAGGCATAACAGGACAGGTGAAGACAACGGAGACGCTCATATCAAGAGGCAGTTCATGGGGCGTGAGGTAGTCGTCGCTATCACAAATGGTAAACTTGATTTTGGACCATGGGAACAGATATTCTACGGAGAATTCGATGGCCGGAGGAAAAAGAGGGTATTAGTCAAGATAATCGGAGAATAA